The proteins below come from a single Argentina anserina chromosome 1, drPotAnse1.1, whole genome shotgun sequence genomic window:
- the LOC126790032 gene encoding GATA transcription factor 18 produces the protein MQRCSSTSSQGHVMGSCSCGLFHTQTNSSFSMLFSMPNKAYDQYEPSDHHHMYSFASPSSVDCTLSLGTPSTRLTSEDGSDDRRGGRHERRSVSNFCWDLLQPKHATSAPKNGGGNRAGNGDSLLARRCANCDTTSTPLWRNGPRGPKSLCNACGIRFKKEERRATAAATTSANGAASSGGHSWMNSSQAQKMHCYAPSINGNEFRFMDDHDMMTSHEPADAGMGFLSWRLNVTDRPSLVHDFTR, from the exons ATGCAGAGGTGCAGTAGTACTAGCTCCCAGGGCCATGTCATGGGCTCCTGCTCGTGTGGCTTGTTCCACACCCAGACAAACTCCTCCTTCTCCATGCTCTTCTCCATGCCCAACAAGGCTTACGATCAATACGAGCCGTCGGATCATCACCACATGTACTCCTTTGCCTCCCCTTCTTCCGTCGACTGTACTCTCTCCCTAGGCACTCCTTCCACTCGTCTCACCTCCGAGGACGGCAGTGACGACAGGCGCGGCGGACGGCACGAGCGACGGTCCGTTTCCAACTTTTGCTGGGACTTGTTACAACCCAAGCACGCTACGTCAGCTCCGAAAAACGGCGGTGGCAACCGCGCCGGTAATGGCGACTCGCTTCTAGCTCGCCGCTGCGCTAACTGCGACACCACCTCGACACCGCTCTGGCGAAACGGTCCACGAGGCCCAAAG TCGCTTTGCAATGCCTGTGGAATCCGGTTCAAGAAGGAAGAGAGACGAGCCACCGCCGCAGCCACCACGTCAGCCAACGGCGCAGCCTCTTCCGGCGGCCATTCGTGGATGAACAGCTCCCAGGCTCAGAAAATGCACTGCTACGCTCCGTCAATTAACGGTAACGAGTTCCGGTTCATGGACGATCACGACATGATGACGTCTCACGAACCGGCCGACGCCGGCATGGGATTCCTTTCGTGGCGCCTCAACGTCACAGACAGACCAAGCCTcgttcatgacttcaccagaTGA